The sequence below is a genomic window from Anopheles cruzii chromosome 3, idAnoCruzAS_RS32_06, whole genome shotgun sequence.
ACAAGGTAGTAAACAAAACGGCATGGTCTTTGCAGTGACAGTTGAACCGGTAATTTCAGTTTTGTTTACGTGCACCCGAAGAAAATGCTACCGCGAACCGGTAGTGTACTAAAAACGGACTCGCCAGGCAGATGTTCTTATCGTTCTGGTCTTTATCTAcgttttttggttggtttaaAACCTGAACGTGAATGTTACATTATTATTGCTACACACTGCGCagtttattgcaaaaaaatacaACATATTGGTTATGTTTGGCGCTACAATAATTCTTTACACCGGGTATGTATTCGTTCCGTCTCTTTTCTGCATGATGCAACCTCTTCCTTCCGACGAAGCGGCCGCCTCGCGGTACTGGGAACCCGTTTTGACAGCCGACTATCCACCGCGATGAGGCTCATCATGTAACGAGTTAAATGCGGTGATTTCGTAGTGTTTTTCCGgcgcttttttgtttccaacaCGCCGGCAAACGCGGCTTCGTCGACGTCAGTGCGCCAAAATGTTTCACATCTACCGCACGACGGTATTTCGCACAAAAAGAACAGTTGACTTTGGACTCATTCGGAGGATACTTCCACCGGCCGCTGGCCGAACACCGCACAGTACCCTTCCGTCCGCACGGCCGGTGCGGCATTGCAGTGGTAATGAAACCGGCCCAAGCGGAATTGGACTTATTTCATTTATCACCTACTTCGATTGCAGCCAACGTTCGGCGAACGTTCGACACGATGCTCAGTGGGCGCCGGGATGAGGCGAGACGCAGCATTCTGGTCCAAGTGAGCTCCGAGCGATCGTACGACGAGCTGCACCGGTACTGTTCACAGTTTGGCGAGATCACCACCTCACACCACTATCGGGTCGATGGGGACAGTGATGGTGATCTGCACTACATTTTGCTAGAATTTGCCAACGCAGCCGAAGCCGATGCCGCCGTGCGGTCGGGAGTGTTCAGTACCGAACGGCCCGGTGTTCGCGCTCGGTCCCTGTTTCTTTGGTTCCGCACCGGGCCTAAGCCTCGGCtggtggccggaccggaatcATCGCCGACCAAACCGGTCCTAGCACTCGTCGACGGAACGCGGTCGATTGATGAGCAGGAACTGAATGGATTGCTAGCGGCCGCCCTGTCCGTCGACGATCAGGTGTCGATCTTGCACCGCGTCACGAAGCTAAACGAACTGGGCAAACGGTTACGCTTCCTAGCGGTGCGGCAGCTTGAATCGTCGATCCAAGGAATGTTCCCGCAGGCCCTAGCCCACCCGTTCGGATCGTCCGTCAACGGGTACGGTCGAATGGGGTGCGATTTGGATGTGATCCTGGATTTGGACTCGCGCTCCGGGGAACCACCGGATCGGAACTCGCGGCTCGTCTTTCACACCAAAGCAACCAACCCGAACGAACGGACACAGGTGCAGCGGCAACTggagtcgatcggtgacgtGCTGCAACTGTTTCTGCCCGGTGTCCACAGTGTCCGGCGAATTCTGAAGGCACGCGTCCCGATCGTCAAGTATCACCACGAGCATCTTGATCTCGAAATCGATCTCACCATGAACAATACGGCCGGCGTGTACATGTCGGAGTTGCTGTATCTCTTCGGCGAGCTGGATGATCGTGTGCGGCCTCTAACGTTTGCCGTTCGGCGCTGGGCACAGGCCGTTGGGCTGACCAACCACACGCCCGGTTATTGGATCACCAACTTTTCTCTCACCATGCTGGTCATGTTCTTTCTGCAGCAACTCCATGTGCCCGTGCTGCCCTCGATCAATCGGCTCGTGCAGCTGAGTGCGCAGACCGCGCAACCAGAGCCCGTACCCGTCGCGCGGTTCGGCCACGATGAGGAAACCGAATGGGCGCACACGTTCCTCAAGAGCGCCACGATCTACGATGCGTTCCGGAGCCACAACACCTCCACACTGGAGCAGCTTTTGCAGCAGTTCTTCGAGTTTTACTCGCAGTTTGATTTCAATCAGCGCGCGATCAGTCTCAACCTTGGCGCCACGATCCTGAAGCCCGATCACAGCCCGCTCTACATCGTGAACCCGCTCGAAACGGTGCTGAACGTCAGCAAAAACGTGAACCTCGAGGAAACGGAACTGTTCCGAATGCAGGTACGCAACGCCGTCTGGTTGCTGGAGTCACACGGAAAGGACACGGCCACCGAGGGCACCGCCGAACCGTGGGGACTGGTCAGTCTGTTCGGTTCGAAGCAACAGGACCGCATCACCCCGCAAATGTTCTTCACCAAGCGCATGCTGAACGTGAAGGACATCTTCGACGCGGTGCCGGCGGACGAGCAGAAGGATCTGGCCGCGCGTCAGCTGCAAAACCCGGTCGTGAAAAGCCAAATCGCTGCCATACAGCGGGCGACAAAGTTGGAGATTGGCAAGCTGCAAAATGCAGCGGCGGCCGTGCGGAATCATGGCCCCGCCGGCAGCTCGCTGCCCCGGGGAGCCACGATCGAGGGAACGGGCGTAAAGCTGAAGCGGAACACGAAGCGTCACCGGTGAGGAAGGTGCGCAACCGCCAATAGAACCAAAATAAACGTGAAATGATCGAGCCAAAGCCTTTCTTTCTCCGGAAATAACCACTCTCCGACGATCCGTGCGTGTTTATTCGATCTATTTATTTCATACAATCGTGCCGTTCGTACCGTTCACAGTAATCACTAAAAATCAACCACATGCTGCTCCTTACGccgcccttttttcggtttggtcTCGTTTAAATCTCTTGATCCCTTCGCTAGGGGTCCAAAGTTGTGTTCCAAAAATGGCTACTTCTCACTACTAAGTGTGCTCGAGACTACGTGAGTTCCGCACGTTGACACTGGATTTGACCGCTAgcggctgctgccgccccGGGGTACCACTGGGAGAAAAGCACACGTAGCGCCATCGACAAGCAGATTTACGGTTTGAATGCGTGCAATCTAAAAGGTGGCCAATGGGTGCCAACgggcggtggtgccggtgctagGTGGGCTTTTGTTAAGGAGCCTTTACAACACATCGTTTTCGTGGCGATATTTACAACTAAACCCCGGTGGGACGTCCCACCCGGCTGACTAAACTGGCTTCTTGACTGTCGCTTACGGCGGCACGCTTGAGTTGTTGATGCCTTTATGCTAATGCTAACGTTAAAAGTGGAGCTGCGGAGCTAATGgataacagaaaacaaaaaaggagagatcattctctccttctctctctgcggCTAACAAACCTTGCTGCGGGTGCTACCATCAATGACCCCGTTTATTATCATGAGTTTTGCTAACGCTacttgtgtgtgttgctcgTCCTTCcttatttttaaaaaatccTTAAACAAACCCAACTTACGCCGTTTATGTTTCGACAACAAACCAACACAAAAGGGAGATGCGTGCACGCGGAGGAGTGGATATGATACACGTACGACgatgactgactgactgtgtGTGAACGCGATCCTCGCGATCCTCCGGGAGGTAATCCTCCACGATCGGGACACGAATGCAACGTTTACGCGAAGTTTGCTGAGAACAATTTACAACTTTCAACAATATGCGTCGAGAAAAAATCCTAAAAATAGCCCCCCTCGGGTGCTCCGAGTGGGTTCCGAGTATCCAAAGCTTCTATATTATTTATCAATCATTTTTCCGACGCTTGTTTTTGCTACGCACTACGCAACGTACAAAGTAGAGCATACTGTGTTTTCAGCGCGCAGACTTCAATAAATGGGCTCGAAAAGGGTAATGTAATGTTTTTACTATAATCTCTCCATTCCCCGGGTTCGTTACACCTTCGCTCGCTGTGCCGGAAGCCGGATAGTCGGCAGAAACTGGGAATGCAAAGTTGACAAAGTACATACACATATTCTTAGCGGATACCGATGATGTCCAGGACAAAGGTCGGGCGCATGGTTTCACTCGTCGGAAAGGAAGCCCTTTTGAGGTTGCAGGGTTTTGACTCGTTTGCTTCGAAGCGCTAGCCGAAGACTTAAGACTTAAGCACGGACACTAAACACATACACTACTGTACAGGGTGCAACCAAGATGAGAACGATAAGGAGAAGAAAGCGTAAGGAGCGATCCTCTTTTGACAGCCGACCAACCAGAGGATCGACCGAGCTCGAGGATGCTTGGTAACTAAACATTTACAGGGTGGGGCCAAAGGGGTGTGGGAATTGGCGCAACGGGGCTTCAGAGAGCACGTTTCGGACAGCGCCGGTGCGTTTGGCCACAGGAACCTCCACCGCCGGCTGTTTCCGCGCGATGAAAGAAAGGCCCCAGGGCTTTCGATTCCTctccacacacatacatacacacgcacccaCGGGTAGGGGGACGTGACAGATACATTTGATTTATCTACTGGCCGTGTTCCGGTTACAACAACATCAAAGCACACGGCTAGCACCGGAATAGGTTGAGGGGGTCAACGTACAGGGTGGGGACAGGTTTTGCGAGGGCTGTGGGTTAGACGAGGAGTGTAGAGGATCCCGATGACTACTGCCGCCGGTTGTTGACGACCCCGGTTCGCTCGCGACTGTCCTCCCGCCCGATGCTGTTGCGGCTGCGCGGTGGTGACGTGTTGGTGGCTCCGTTCGGGCCGAGGCGCGTCTTGCGCGAGCGCTTAAACTTGGCCATGTCCTCGCCGAACACGTCGCCCGTCCGGAGGGCCGAGATCAGGTCGTCAAACTCGCCCTTATTGTTGGCGTCGGCCGCCACCGTTACCGGCCCCGTCCCGTTGCTGTGCTTCGACTTGAGGCCCAGATTCTTGGCCACCGAGCTGAGCAGTCCCTCCTTCGATTTTCGCTCGATGGTGCGCTTCTTGAGCTGTGGAGAAACGAAGGTTACGGTtacggcacggaacggaaaagcgaTCGTGTCTTTGTACTCACCTCCGCCTCCTGCTTGGCGCgcttctcttcttcttcctggCGCCGCCGGAAGTTCTCGTTATCCTGCTTCGCCTCCATCAGGGCGGACAGGAACCCGTCGAAGATACCGAAGAACTC
It includes:
- the LOC128272354 gene encoding poly(A) RNA polymerase, mitochondrial: MFHIYRTTVFRTKRTVDFGLIRRILPPAAGRTPHSTLPSARPVRHCSANVRRTFDTMLSGRRDEARRSILVQVSSERSYDELHRYCSQFGEITTSHHYRVDGDSDGDLHYILLEFANAAEADAAVRSGVFSTERPGVRARSLFLWFRTGPKPRLVAGPESSPTKPVLALVDGTRSIDEQELNGLLAAALSVDDQVSILHRVTKLNELGKRLRFLAVRQLESSIQGMFPQALAHPFGSSVNGYGRMGCDLDVILDLDSRSGEPPDRNSRLVFHTKATNPNERTQVQRQLESIGDVLQLFLPGVHSVRRILKARVPIVKYHHEHLDLEIDLTMNNTAGVYMSELLYLFGELDDRVRPLTFAVRRWAQAVGLTNHTPGYWITNFSLTMLVMFFLQQLHVPVLPSINRLVQLSAQTAQPEPVPVARFGHDEETEWAHTFLKSATIYDAFRSHNTSTLEQLLQQFFEFYSQFDFNQRAISLNLGATILKPDHSPLYIVNPLETVLNVSKNVNLEETELFRMQVRNAVWLLESHGKDTATEGTAEPWGLVSLFGSKQQDRITPQMFFTKRMLNVKDIFDAVPADEQKDLAARQLQNPVVKSQIAAIQRATKLEIGKLQNAAAAVRNHGPAGSSLPRGATIEGTGVKLKRNTKRHR